In the Deinococcus radiopugnans ATCC 19172 genome, CGGACAGTCAGATCCGTGGTCACAACACCTCGCCGTAAGGCCAGGGGCGATCTCCGTAAGCACGGAAGTGTGCAGCAGCGTAGATTTCACTGGCTGTCTTCAGCGTTTCCAGCCGGGCCTGGGCTCTGGCTTTTGCTGCTCTGTCGCCCTCCACCTGTGCCACCCGCACGTCACGCTCAGCATGGGTCCACACGGGAGCAATCATCTGGCGAAAGGCCGCGTTCATCTGGGCCTGCTGCGACGTTATTTCGGCTTTCATCGAAACGATCTTACAAGATTCGACAGCCATCGAAATCATTAATCTGGCCTAGCCTCCCCCTGTGGCGTCTGCTGACTGCGCCCGCCTGGAGCAATATGGGGCTGGCGGCACCAGAACTTGCCTAGTTTCCGGCTCTACCAGCCCTCGATCTGCCGTCCCGCCTCGAAGGCCGCCGCGCCCGCCGCCACCGCCAGATTCAGGCTGCGGCCCGTGCCCGGTTGCGGCAGCTTCAGGGCCGTCAAACCCTCCCGCAGCCAGACGGGCAGCCCGCGCGATTCCGGGCCGAACAACAGGTAATCGCCACGCCGGAAGCCTGCCCGCGTGTGCAGCGTGGTGGCGTGGGTGGAGAAGGCAAACACGCGGGCCGTAGGCTCCAGCCCATCCTGAAACGCCGTCCAGTTGACGTGTTCGTGCAGCGTCACGCCTTCCAAGTAGTCCATCACCGCCCGGCGGAACTCGCGGTCGTGCAGGTGGAAGCCGAAGGGCCGGATCAGGTGCAACTCTGCGCCCAGCACGGCGCAGGTGCGGGCCACGTTGCCCACGTTCCCGGCCTTTTCCGGCTCGTACAGCACGACGTGCAGCAGCGGCGTCACTCAGTCCTGCAACTGCGTGAGCAGCGCGGTCACGCGCGTCTGAACATGGGCCGGGGCCAGCCCCTCGGAGGTCTTGAAGCTGACCCCCACCTCGCTTTCACTCAGGCCCAGCAGGGCGGCCACGTTGCGGGCAATCTGGGCGCGCAGCGGCCCCAGCCGGGGCTTGTCCATCGTCACCACCAGGGCAATGTTGACCGGGGTATATCCGCGCTCGCGGACCAGTTCCAGCACCCGCCCCAGGATCGCGCGTGAATCCAGCCCAGCCCACAGCGGATCGGTGTCGGGAAAATAGTCGCCGATATCACCCAGCGCCACCCCTGAGAGCAGCGCGTCTGCCACCGCGTGCAGCACGGCGTCGCCGTCACTGTGGGCCACGGTCCCCAGCGCAGCGTCCGGTACAGCAATGCCTCCTAGAATCAGGGAATGACCGGCCGCCAGTCGGTGGGCGTCCTCGCCGTAACCGACGCGAACCACCGGGCCTATCGGCTCAGATGAAAAAACCATGCATGAAGGATAGTCGGAGTGTGGATTAGAAGATGTTCATCAAGGGGCACACCCTCATGTTGAGGACACAGCTCCGCCTGGCCGAACCGGAGCCAAAGAAAAGGGCGGCAGGGTTGCTGAGGACAGGACGCTCCGGCTGTGCAGCGAAGAACCGCCCCCTCGGCCCCGCTGAACATTCCTGGTCAGGCAAGCGGAAGAGGAGAAACTATCCCCCAATGAGGCGCGCTTATCCCTTGGGCAGCACCGAACGGCCCTGAGCGGAGTGTTCCCGTGCCGCCGCATAAATGGCCATCAAATGCTCATGGTTGCGCTCGGGCGTATACGACGCTTCAAAGGTCTGGTGGGCGTGCAGGCGCATCTGCCCGCGCTCCTGCGGGTGGTCCCACAGCCACAGGGCCTGGGTGGCCAGATCGGCGGCGTCTCCAGGCTGAAACAGCAGGCCATTCCGGCCCGGCTCAATCAACGCCCCCAGCGCCCCCAGCCGACTGCCGATCACGGGAAGGCCCACCCCCCACGCCTCGACCAGCGTCATGGGAAAACCCTCGTACCATTCCGAGGGCATCACCAGAAAAGCCGCGTCCTGCATCAGCCTCAGCACCTCCGCCCGGTCTCGCTGACCCAGCCAGCTCACGCCGG is a window encoding:
- a CDS encoding TrmH family RNA methyltransferase gives rise to the protein MTPLLHVVLYEPEKAGNVGNVARTCAVLGAELHLIRPFGFHLHDREFRRAVMDYLEGVTLHEHVNWTAFQDGLEPTARVFAFSTHATTLHTRAGFRRGDYLLFGPESRGLPVWLREGLTALKLPQPGTGRSLNLAVAAGAAAFEAGRQIEGW
- the ispF gene encoding 2-C-methyl-D-erythritol 2,4-cyclodiphosphate synthase, which translates into the protein MVFSSEPIGPVVRVGYGEDAHRLAAGHSLILGGIAVPDAALGTVAHSDGDAVLHAVADALLSGVALGDIGDYFPDTDPLWAGLDSRAILGRVLELVRERGYTPVNIALVVTMDKPRLGPLRAQIARNVAALLGLSESEVGVSFKTSEGLAPAHVQTRVTALLTQLQD